Proteins from one Romboutsia sp. CE17 genomic window:
- a CDS encoding DUF378 domain-containing protein — translation MDIIYNICITLVLIGALNWGLVALFKFDLVAALLAGGGNFGNISTLSRIIYGLVGLSALYIGYDFIMLML, via the coding sequence ATGGATATAATTTATAATATATGTATAACTTTAGTTTTAATTGGAGCTCTTAACTGGGGCTTAGTTGCTTTATTTAAATTTGATTTAGTAGCAGCTTTACTAGCTGGTGGAGGTAATTTTGGTAATATAAGTACCCTTAGTAGAATAATCTATGGTTTAGTAGGATTATCTGCATTATATATTGGTTATGACTTTATAATGTTAATGTTATAA